Genomic DNA from Fusobacterium sp. SYSU M8D902:
TGTTCAAATGATTATAAAGAAGCCTTTAAAGACTTCCAAGATATTAAGGAATTTTATAATAAATTAGAGGACAGACAATATAAGCATTTTACCCATAGTTTTAAGCCGGGGGAAATTGATAAAGAAAGAGCCTTAGAAATGACAGTAAAATTATGTGAAGAAATTTTCCCTGAAAATCAAGTTTTTATAGCTCAACATACAGACAGAAAACATATCCATAATCATATCGTAGTAAATTCAGTAAATTTTGAGAATGGAGAGAAGTTTTATTATGAGGAAAAAGAGTTTGATAGATGGAGAGATAGAGCAGATGAATTAGCCCAAGAATATGGACTAGAAATTGTACAGCCAAAAGAAAAGGAATTAAAGGTCGGAGAAATAGTATCAAAATCAAGAGATACAAGGGAAGTTATAGAAAGAGCTATAAATGGAGAAACACAGAGTGATATAGTAACAGTATCTTTAGCAGTAATTCAGGCAGGACAAGAAGCAGAAAGTAAGGAAGATTTTACTAGACTTTTAAAGGAAAAAGGAGTTGATATTGATTGGGGAGAAACTACCAAAGAAGATGGCTCTATAAAATATAAAAAATATATAACTTTAACTGTTGATGAAAACCATAGAGTAAGCAAGAAGCCAAAATTTAGATTGGACAGCTTAGAAAATCATATACACCACCCTGCATTTAATACAGAAAAATTGAGGGAACATTTTAAGGAACTAGAAAAGAAAAAAGAGTTAGAGTTCCAAAAGAAAAAAGAAAAAGAAAATTTATGGGAAAAAAGATTAAAAACTAAAAGCCGTGATAGAGGTGGAATGGAACTATAAGGAGGAACTGTATGGCAAATCTTTTTGATGGAGCAAACAAAGTAAAAGATGGAGTTGAAGAAATTGATAAAATTTTGAATAAGTTAAAGCTGACTTCTGAAAGATTAGAAAAGATAGAAGAAACTTTCTCTGAGGTTGAAAATATTAGCCCTGATTTATTAAAAATCAGAAAGGAGATAAAGGCTATCAAAGAAGATTATGAAGACCTTGATTTAGAAGAAGTACATAAAACTATAAAGAATACTGTCAATAGAATTACAGATGGAGCTTTTGAGAATTGGAAGTTATGGGGACTATATTTTCCACTTGTTATATTTGTTGCAGCATTTATAATGGTGTCTTATTTTTATATGGTTAATGTTAGAAAAATGGCAGAAGAAAATAAGGTTTTATCTGACAGGATAAATTCGGTCTATAATATGCACCTGCTAGATAAGAAGTTTTGGTATAATAAAGAAAACCAAGAACTATTTTTAGGGGATTATGATTGGATACAAAAGAAAATAGCTGAAGAAAAGAAAAATAATAAAAAATAGTATTTAGGAGGAAAACGAGGGGAAGAAATTTTGAAAAGTTCATATGATACTATTATATTTTTATATGGAGCAGTAACAGGAGTTATATCTATACTATCTTTAACTAAAATTAATAACTATAAAAAAATTTCAAAGTTTGCTAAATCTCAAAGTTATATAAAAATTAAATTTGTAAAATTTAGGAATACTTAAACAGGAGCTATAATAGAGGGAGCTGAAAGAAATTTTGAAAAAGGAAGATTTATAGGAGACACACTTAATTCAATAGATGTAACAAGAACAAATGATGATGAAGCTAAAAAAAGAAAAAGAGGAGAAGAAAATGTTAAAAAATAAAATTATATTATTTTTGGAGATAAGAAAATAAACTTGCTTTTTGGTACGTTTTATATTATACTTTAAGTAACAAATACGCTTCTCAATGAGTGAGAATCATTGAATTGATACAAATACGCTTCTCAATGAGTGAGAATCATTGAATTGATACAAATACGCTTCTCAATGAGTGAGAATCATTGAAAAAAAAGACTTTTTATAGTCTTTTTTTATTTTTACTTATTTTCTAATTTTTTTGATTTAAAAGTAAGTTTTTTAAATCTGTTATATGTTGTCTAAAATAATTAGGATTTTTATCTTCATACATCAGGATTCTTTTTAGCTTTCTTTCTAATTCTTTAATAAGATTAGGATTTTTTATTTCATAGCCTGTAGCATTACCTACAAGATATTCTCTTGCTATATAATTAGAAGTTATAGGAATTACATCACTTATGAAAAAAATAGAATCCTCATTAGTTTTTCCAATATGATAAAAACAACTTCTAATATCTCTTTTTTCTTTTTCTAGATAAGAATTTATTCTTTTTTTAGCTAATTCATCTCTATGATTATAATTTCCCATAGGAATAGCCCAAAAAATATTTGTATTATCAAGTTTTAAAAGACAAACTAAGGGTCTTACTTTTTGATCATTCCAAGTACCACCAGTTGCTCTAATTAAACTATAAAATTCATTTTTTGCAAAATAAATTTTCTTTTCTTTTATTTCCATATTTCACCTCTGAAAACAATTATTTTTTATTAAAACTAGAAATTATATTAGAAATTTGTGATTGTGACATCAACATGAATTTAGCAATATCAACTTGTTTAAATTTGTGTATTTTATATAAATCATATATAAATTTATTTCTTAATTCTAAATTATTATTAAAATTTGGAATTTCTAAAAAAGTAGTTATAGTCATTCCATCAGGAGTAATATTTTTTATAATAGTTTTACCATCTTCTAAAGAAATAATTCCTATTTTTTCTCCGTTTTCTTTTTGTTTTAACTCAAAAGCTATAATTTTTTCTGAAGATAAAAATGGATAAGTATTTACAAAATTTTTTAGTATTAAATCATAACTCATAAAAATATCCTCCAATTTATTGTTAAAGTTTAACAAATATATAATATAATATTAATAAAAAAATGTCAATTTATATAAAAAATAATTAAATTAGTATTTTTTAATTTATTAAAAAATTTAATATTTCTTAGTTTTAAAAATAGTTATTTGATGGATTAACAGGGATTGAAGTAGCTTATTTTTTTTCAGGAACTTAAGGGCTTCAATTTTTTCTTTAGGCTATTTAATATCTTCAACCATAGCTTCAGTAATATCGATTTCATCTATTTTTGTAACTTTTAAAGTTGTTTCTATGACTTCTTCAGCTTTAATGATTTCAGTAGAGAAATTATAGTTTAAATACTTTAATTCTCTTTCTGTAAAATGCTTGTGGTTTTTATCAAGCAAACTATCTTCTTTCTTAATCATTCCTTTAAAAATTTATAATTCAAATGATTCAAATTTGAATATAATAAATCTTACTTTATTCTTTAACATTTCTCATATCCATGATAATTAACGGCATATTTAAGATTTTTATATCCTTTATTAAGTCTATTATTTGTAGTATTTGTATTATCTTTTTCTTCCAATGCTTTTTCTAACGTTGTTCCAGAATCTTCTCCTAATTTATCCACTATTGCTGTTTTTCCACCTTTTATTCCTGCAAGTTCTTTTACATTGCATAACTGTCCTATTATAAATCGTCCAATTTCTCCGTTTGCTTTTTCCTTTTCCTCATCAGGAATTAATCTGTAATCTACATATTCTGACAAAACACGAGATAAACTTACATTAGCAGGAATTTTATATTTAATTTTTGATAATTCTACTTCTGATACCTTTTGTCCAAATTGTGGCGTTTTAGTACAAATCTGATGAAAGTATCTAAAAGGGTTTTGTTGCTTTGTTTTATCTTTTGTGCCGACTTCTAAAAAATAAAGTTTTTTCCATTTCTCTTGTCTAGCCTCATCATCTTTAGAGATTTTTAAAAACATTGTTTTCATCGCATTTTTAGTAAAAGTTATATTAAATACTCCAGCTCTTATTTTTCCAGTTTCATCCATATAAAGTAAAAAATCATTTACTCCGTGATAAGTAATATTAAAATCTTGATTTAATAAAAATTCTTTTGTGTCAGGAACTATATCATTTAAAATAATACTTCCTGTTAAAACATCTATACATTTTCCATATCTTGGAGCTATTAAGGAAGTCCAGTCTAAATGATTATAATAATTTATTATTTCTGATTCAGCTTTTATATTTTCAGCTTTATTTACTCTTTGCATTCCTTGAGTTCCTTTTAATAACCAATATACTTGAGCTGAAGCTATTAGGTCATCATCTTCTAATATCTCTTGAATTTCTTTTATAACTTCTTCATCACTGCCATTTAATGCAACTTCATTATTCTCATTTATAAAATTTTCTTCAATTTCTTCTGCTTCACAAGACTGTAAATAATTATTAGCAACAACTAATAAAGAAGCTCCAAGCAGTAAATGTGGATTTTTCATACAAAGACATACAGCTAATAATTTTATTAAATTCTTATTTATAGCCGAGTTTTCAGCTATACAATCCTGTATATCATCTCCAAATAAATAATCTTCTTTAATCTTATCTTTACTTTTTCCAAGCCCTAAAGCATTAAAAGTTACTGTAGGGTATATCTTTCCTGTGACAACATAGACATATTGAGCCAAACACCCTCCTAAACTATGCCCTGTTATATGAATATTTATTTTTTCTTCTTTTTCTTCCTCTTTTTTACACATTTTCTTTATATATTCTAAAAACATATAGGCACAGATTAGTTGTGATCCATTTTCTTTCATAAATCCCAACTCAATATCTTGTATCATATCTTTAATTGTTCCCTTAATATCTTCAGGTTTAAAGCTGAAGTCTGTTCCTCTGTAAGCTATTACAACATTATTTTCTTTTTGAAAGGCACAGGCATAAAAACCATTATCAGAAACATTTTTACCATATCCATAATCAGCAAATAACTTTGTTTTATCTGCACTGTAAATAAACTGCCAACCGTTAAAATCATAATATGGTTTTAACTCTACTTTTGTATCTTTATCTTTTTCTATTCCAAAAACTCCCAAAAGGCGTTTATCTCTTTCATCATACATTAAAATATCATTAATTACTTCAGGTTCTATATCATCTCGCTTTATTTTATTCCATACAAGCTCTTTTAATTTTAAAAAGTTTACAAATTCTTTATCTTTATATTCTTTATATTTTTTTATTATATCTAAGTCTAAATTATTCCAATTTAAGTATGATAATTGAGCAAAAAAAGCATATTCTACATCTTTAATCATTATTTTTCATCTCCTTAGATAAAACTACATTAACTTCTTTATAATTTTTCTCATCATCACCAACTTGAAACAAAATATTTGGTATATTTGTACTATCAAAATATCTTGTAAAATAGTCCATTAAATATCCCATTTCTTTTGGCAGTAATGTTTTTTCTTCTTTATATTTTTTCAAATATTTTTTTACTTGCGGTTCATCTTTAAAAACATAAAATATATGATTTTTTATAACATCATAATTTAAATACTTTCTATCTTGTAAATCCATATTAATATCAGAATTTATATTATATTCTTTGTATAAATCTCTTTGAAGATGAAAAACTTTTTTCTTATACTCATCAATATTTACTTTTGTAATATCATCAACAAAAACATCTATAGATACACGAAGTCCAACTTTTTCATCAGGTATAAAATTTCCTATATTTTGCTCTACAAACTCAACGCCCTCTTTCAAAAACATAGCTTCTGATAAGTCTATATATACAATTATATCTTCTCCCAACATTTTTTTAGCATTTTCTCTTATTATCTTAGTCAGTCTTGGAGAAGCAAGAGCATTTTCATATTGGTCTTTAAAGTCATCTTCCCACATATATAAGCTGTCTAAATCCTCTAAAGCCACTTGTATTCCCATAAAAGCCTTAGCTTCTTTTAATTTATCACTATAAATTATTCCCCTGTAACGAACATTGGTATTAAAACCATATTCTCTCTCCAATCCTCTGATAAAATAAAACTTATCATTAGGTACTTGCCGTTGTATTACTTCTAAAACTTCATCATTGTGCATTTTAGTAAAACCACTTG
This window encodes:
- a CDS encoding Mbeg1-like protein, with product MIKDVEYAFFAQLSYLNWNNLDLDIIKKYKEYKDKEFVNFLKLKELVWNKIKRDDIEPEVINDILMYDERDKRLLGVFGIEKDKDTKVELKPYYDFNGWQFIYSADKTKLFADYGYGKNVSDNGFYACAFQKENNVVIAYRGTDFSFKPEDIKGTIKDMIQDIELGFMKENGSQLICAYMFLEYIKKMCKKEEEKEEKINIHITGHSLGGCLAQYVYVVTGKIYPTVTFNALGLGKSKDKIKEDYLFGDDIQDCIAENSAINKNLIKLLAVCLCMKNPHLLLGASLLVVANNYLQSCEAEEIEENFINENNEVALNGSDEEVIKEIQEILEDDDLIASAQVYWLLKGTQGMQRVNKAENIKAESEIINYYNHLDWTSLIAPRYGKCIDVLTGSIILNDIVPDTKEFLLNQDFNITYHGVNDFLLYMDETGKIRAGVFNITFTKNAMKTMFLKISKDDEARQEKWKKLYFLEVGTKDKTKQQNPFRYFHQICTKTPQFGQKVSEVELSKIKYKIPANVSLSRVLSEYVDYRLIPDEEKEKANGEIGRFIIGQLCNVKELAGIKGGKTAIVDKLGEDSGTTLEKALEEKDNTNTTNNRLNKGYKNLKYAVNYHGYEKC
- a CDS encoding relaxase/mobilization nuclease domain-containing protein; amino-acid sequence: CSNDYKEAFKDFQDIKEFYNKLEDRQYKHFTHSFKPGEIDKERALEMTVKLCEEIFPENQVFIAQHTDRKHIHNHIVVNSVNFENGEKFYYEEKEFDRWRDRADELAQEYGLEIVQPKEKELKVGEIVSKSRDTREVIERAINGETQSDIVTVSLAVIQAGQEAESKEDFTRLLKEKGVDIDWGETTKEDGSIKYKKYITLTVDENHRVSKKPKFRLDSLENHIHHPAFNTEKLREHFKELEKKKELEFQKKKEKENLWEKRLKTKSRDRGGMEL